One window of Elusimicrobia bacterium HGW-Elusimicrobia-1 genomic DNA carries:
- a CDS encoding 4-hydroxy-3-methylbut-2-en-1-yl diphosphate synthase, which translates to MFTRDKTRRVTVGGVTLGGGAPVRVQSMTKTDTRDTAATIKQIRSLADAGCEIIRVAVPDIEAARAIRRIKKSSPIPVVADIHFDAVLAIESIKSGADKIRINPGNMPKDRLKAVVDEAKSAGIPIRIGVNTGSLKSAQGRGLSVEKKAMAVASAARKYCAVLENMDFGDIVVSLKASDVPTTVEAYKIFARGSDYPLHIGITESGPPGPGSIKSAVGIGILLYLRLGDTLRVSLSAPPENEVDEGYAILRSLGLRRGGFDIISCPTCGRTVADVAAVSAALSAELKKISFRPDAPTVKVAVMGCVVNGPGEAREADVGIAAAGREGIIFKKGVPVGKAPSPSSRWIKTLALEAAVLAGRKK; encoded by the coding sequence ATGTTTACGAGAGATAAAACCAGGCGTGTTACCGTCGGCGGCGTAACTTTGGGCGGCGGCGCCCCCGTGCGCGTGCAGAGCATGACCAAAACCGACACGCGCGACACGGCGGCCACGATAAAACAAATACGCTCGCTGGCCGATGCCGGTTGCGAAATAATCCGCGTGGCTGTGCCCGATATCGAAGCCGCCCGCGCGATCAGAAGAATAAAAAAATCCTCGCCCATACCCGTTGTCGCAGACATCCATTTCGATGCGGTTCTTGCGATAGAATCAATTAAATCCGGCGCCGACAAGATAAGAATTAACCCGGGCAATATGCCCAAAGACCGTCTTAAAGCGGTTGTCGACGAGGCCAAGTCCGCCGGTATTCCCATAAGAATAGGCGTTAACACCGGTTCGCTCAAAAGCGCGCAGGGTCGCGGGCTTTCCGTCGAGAAAAAAGCCATGGCTGTCGCCTCCGCCGCGCGGAAATATTGCGCGGTTCTTGAAAATATGGACTTCGGCGACATAGTCGTGTCTCTCAAAGCGTCCGATGTTCCTACGACGGTGGAAGCGTATAAAATATTCGCCCGAGGTTCCGATTATCCTCTTCATATAGGTATTACGGAATCCGGCCCTCCGGGCCCCGGGTCGATTAAATCCGCCGTGGGTATCGGCATACTTCTTTATCTGCGACTGGGCGACACTCTGCGGGTTTCTCTGAGTGCCCCGCCCGAAAACGAGGTCGATGAAGGTTACGCCATCCTGCGCTCGCTGGGACTAAGGCGGGGCGGATTTGATATAATCTCCTGCCCCACTTGCGGCCGCACGGTCGCCGATGTCGCCGCGGTTTCAGCCGCGCTCTCCGCCGAACTGAAAAAAATCAGTTTCCGTCCCGACGCTCCCACGGTAAAAGTGGCCGTTATGGGCTGCGTCGTCAACGGTCCCGGAGAGGCCCGTGAAGCCGATGTGGGCATAGCCGCCGCCGGCCGCGAGGGCATTATTTTCAAGAAAGGAGTTCCCGTCGGAAAAGCGCCGTCTCCGTCGTCAAGATGGATAAAAACCCTGGCGCTTGAGGCGGCCGTTCTTGCGGGAAGGAAAAAATGA
- the rseP gene encoding RIP metalloprotease RseP — MHKAIGFIIKVYQIVGALGVVIFVHELGHFLAAKRIGVKVEKFFLGLGPEFLGFTYGGTRYGLGVFPVGGMVKLAGEEISREKAAPGEFFYQPWYKRIFVTVSGAAMNLIFAVLLFSALIYAGGVGVVSEEPVIGVLADDMPAASAGLVSGDRIFSVEGKDVSTWRDLASEIHARPDLPVRLGVERDGKRFFKSLVTDGKRAKGVGLIGISPSVTTQKAGLFRSVYLGAKQSVFLNYITLAYLWDRLVNWQKPELSGPVGIVGELGKAASRGTAVFISYIALISNALALFNLLPIPMLDGGLSVFFLFEGITKKSLNEKIMARINTVGLAFIISLFLYVTYGDIARLMHRG, encoded by the coding sequence ATGCATAAGGCGATAGGTTTTATCATAAAGGTGTATCAAATAGTCGGCGCTTTGGGCGTTGTCATATTCGTCCACGAACTCGGACATTTTCTGGCCGCAAAGCGCATAGGCGTCAAAGTTGAGAAATTTTTTCTGGGGCTGGGCCCGGAATTCCTGGGTTTTACATACGGCGGCACCCGCTACGGTCTGGGTGTTTTCCCCGTGGGCGGAATGGTAAAACTCGCCGGCGAGGAAATATCGCGCGAGAAGGCGGCCCCCGGCGAATTCTTCTATCAGCCGTGGTATAAAAGAATATTCGTTACGGTTTCGGGCGCCGCTATGAATCTGATTTTTGCGGTTCTGCTTTTCTCGGCGTTGATATACGCCGGCGGCGTGGGCGTAGTTTCCGAGGAACCCGTCATCGGAGTTCTGGCCGACGATATGCCGGCCGCATCGGCCGGCCTGGTTTCCGGCGACAGGATATTTTCCGTCGAAGGGAAAGATGTCTCCACATGGCGCGACCTTGCCTCCGAGATACACGCGCGTCCGGATTTGCCGGTGCGTCTCGGCGTTGAGCGCGATGGCAAAAGATTTTTTAAGTCGCTCGTGACTGACGGAAAGCGCGCGAAAGGCGTGGGACTTATAGGCATAAGTCCGTCGGTGACAACGCAGAAGGCGGGACTGTTCCGCTCGGTTTATCTGGGCGCAAAGCAGTCGGTGTTTCTTAATTATATCACGCTGGCCTATCTTTGGGACCGTCTGGTAAACTGGCAGAAGCCGGAACTTTCGGGCCCCGTAGGTATCGTCGGAGAACTGGGAAAGGCCGCATCCCGCGGAACCGCCGTTTTTATTTCATACATTGCCCTCATATCTAACGCGCTGGCCCTGTTTAATCTTCTTCCCATACCCATGCTCGACGGAGGACTTTCCGTTTTTTTTCTTTTTGAGGGCATCACGAAAAAATCTCTGAACGAAAAAATAATGGCCAGAATCAACACCGTCGGCCTGGCATTCATCATATCTTTGTTTTTGTACGTTACGTACGGCGACATTGCGCGGCTGATGCACAGAGGATAG
- a CDS encoding 1-deoxy-D-xylulose-5-phosphate reductoisomerase (catalyzes the NADP-dependent rearrangement and reduction of 1-deoxy-D-xylulose-5-phosphate (DXP) to 2-C-methyl-D-erythritol 4-phosphate), translating to MKNIALLGSTGSIGKNVLRVARSRPGEFRITALAAGKYSRILKGQIREFRPRFVCVASPDEGAPSSAEAKAMGFRFLSGNEGLAAIAAMPSSDIVFNAVVGAVGIYPLASALAAGKIVALANKESVVIAGDYIRKRVKTKIPSRRAADVRRKGRSAASASGGLAIGEYPRIIPVDSEHSAIFQCLEGRRSEDVRSIIITASGGSLYGRNKTGVSVAEVLKHPTWKMGKKITVDSATLMNKGLEVIEAHHLFGLPYDKISTVIHPQSIVHSMVEFVDGSVLAQMSPTDMRYAIQYALTYPARRASGLSRLSLGNVGRLDFKKPDFSDFPCFDLAISAGCAGGIMPAVMNAANEVAVGAFLAGRAAFGDIPGIIVKTMGAYSNRSKNPSLDEIIEADKSARGRASECIRR from the coding sequence ATGAAAAATATAGCGCTTCTGGGTTCCACCGGTTCCATAGGAAAAAACGTGCTGCGTGTCGCGCGCTCTCGCCCCGGCGAATTCCGCATAACGGCTCTGGCCGCCGGCAAATATTCGCGGATTCTTAAGGGGCAGATAAGGGAGTTCCGCCCGCGCTTTGTCTGTGTGGCTTCGCCCGACGAAGGAGCGCCTTCGTCCGCCGAAGCCAAAGCAATGGGTTTCAGATTCCTGAGCGGCAACGAAGGCCTTGCGGCGATAGCGGCCATGCCGTCGTCCGACATAGTTTTTAACGCCGTCGTGGGAGCGGTGGGAATATATCCTTTGGCCTCGGCGCTGGCGGCCGGAAAGATCGTGGCGCTGGCGAACAAAGAATCCGTGGTAATCGCGGGCGATTACATAAGGAAGCGCGTCAAAACCAAAATACCGTCGCGCCGCGCCGCGGATGTGCGTCGGAAAGGCCGGTCCGCCGCGAGCGCGTCCGGAGGGCTGGCCATAGGCGAGTATCCCCGAATCATCCCCGTGGATTCCGAGCATTCCGCGATTTTCCAGTGTCTCGAAGGACGCCGCTCCGAAGACGTAAGGAGCATAATCATCACCGCTTCCGGCGGGTCGCTTTACGGCAGAAACAAAACGGGAGTTTCCGTCGCCGAAGTTCTTAAACATCCCACGTGGAAGATGGGAAAAAAAATAACCGTCGATTCGGCGACCCTTATGAACAAAGGTCTCGAAGTAATCGAGGCGCACCATCTTTTCGGGCTGCCGTACGACAAAATATCGACGGTAATTCATCCGCAGTCGATAGTTCATTCGATGGTCGAATTCGTCGACGGATCCGTCCTGGCCCAAATGTCTCCTACGGATATGCGCTATGCCATACAATACGCGCTTACATATCCCGCCCGCCGGGCCAGCGGACTGAGCCGGCTGTCTCTGGGAAACGTGGGCCGGCTTGATTTTAAGAAACCCGATTTTTCCGATTTTCCGTGCTTCGACTTAGCCATTTCGGCCGGTTGCGCGGGGGGGATAATGCCCGCCGTAATGAATGCCGCCAACGAAGTTGCCGTCGGCGCGTTTCTTGCCGGCCGCGCGGCTTTCGGAGACATACCGGGAATCATAGTCAAGACGATGGGCGCCTATTCAAACAGGTCGAAGAATCCGTCGCTGGACGAAATCATAGAAGCCGATAAATCGGCCAGAGGAAGGGCATCAGAATGCATAAGGCGATAG
- a CDS encoding ribosome recycling factor: protein MDPKQVISFCEDLMKKTVEKFRGELASVRTGRATASLLDNVKVESYGSMMSVNQLASISVPEPRTIEIRPWDVSQLPAIEKAILKSELGITPQNDGKAIRLGLPPLTQERRGELVKSAHKLAEDFRVAVRNERRDALEKSKKLEKESSLSEDARKKLDTDVQKLTDAYIKKIDEFLALKEKEIKE, encoded by the coding sequence ATGGATCCCAAACAGGTAATTTCTTTTTGCGAAGATTTAATGAAAAAGACCGTGGAGAAGTTTCGCGGCGAATTGGCGTCCGTGCGCACCGGCCGCGCGACCGCTTCGCTGCTCGACAACGTAAAGGTAGAGTCATACGGTTCCATGATGAGCGTTAACCAGCTGGCCTCTATTTCCGTGCCCGAGCCGCGAACTATCGAGATAAGGCCGTGGGATGTTTCGCAGCTTCCCGCCATAGAAAAGGCGATACTCAAATCCGAACTCGGCATCACGCCTCAAAACGACGGCAAAGCGATACGTCTGGGACTTCCGCCTCTTACGCAGGAGCGCCGGGGGGAACTCGTTAAGTCCGCCCATAAACTGGCCGAGGATTTCAGAGTGGCCGTGCGCAATGAGCGGCGGGACGCTCTTGAAAAATCGAAAAAACTCGAGAAAGAAAGTTCGCTGTCCGAAGACGCCAGAAAAAAACTCGACACCGACGTGCAGAAGCTCACCGACGCCTACATAAAAAAAATAGACGAATTCCTGGCGCTCAAAGAAAAAGAAATCAAGGAATAG
- the pyrH gene encoding UMP kinase, which yields MKPKRILLKLSGETLSGESGPLDAASLALVASEIKDAASNAAIAVVVGGGNIWRGGRQTAIERAAADYIGMYATVVNALAVKEALAAVKVPSAVVSALSDGPSLEADSCDNVRGLLSGGKVVIFAGGTGRPFFTTDTAAASRALEIGADLLVKATQVDGVYDSDPRKNPSAKKYENVTFDEAIAKRLGIMDAAAFALCREGNLPVLVYDFALRGGLSQIVAGKKIGTLVTASPK from the coding sequence ATGAAACCTAAACGCATCCTGCTTAAACTTTCGGGAGAGACATTATCCGGCGAGTCCGGCCCGCTCGACGCCGCCTCGCTGGCGCTTGTGGCTTCCGAAATCAAGGATGCCGCCTCGAACGCCGCAATAGCGGTCGTCGTGGGCGGGGGAAACATCTGGCGCGGCGGAAGGCAGACGGCCATAGAGCGCGCCGCCGCGGATTACATAGGAATGTACGCCACAGTCGTCAACGCGTTGGCCGTAAAAGAAGCGCTTGCGGCCGTCAAGGTTCCGTCGGCGGTAGTTTCGGCTCTGTCCGACGGCCCGTCGCTTGAGGCGGATTCCTGCGACAATGTGCGCGGACTTCTTTCCGGCGGTAAAGTCGTGATTTTCGCCGGCGGCACGGGACGTCCGTTTTTTACCACCGACACCGCGGCCGCCTCGCGCGCTCTTGAAATAGGCGCCGACTTGCTTGTAAAGGCCACTCAGGTCGACGGCGTTTACGATTCCGACCCGCGCAAAAATCCTTCGGCAAAAAAATACGAAAATGTCACTTTCGACGAGGCCATAGCCAAGCGCCTGGGCATAATGGACGCGGCGGCTTTCGCGCTGTGCAGGGAAGGCAATCTGCCCGTGCTTGTTTACGATTTCGCCCTCCGCGGCGGTCTCTCGCAGATAGTCGCAGGAAAAAAAATCGGCACGCTCGTGACCGCTTCGCCGAAATAA
- the tsf gene encoding elongation factor Ts (EF-Ts; functions during elongation stage of protein translation; forms a dimer; associates with EF-Tu-GDP complex and promotes exchange of GDP to GTP resulting in regeneration of the active form of EF-Tu) produces MPTVENIQKLRSMTGAGIVDCKKALQESGGDITKAIEALRKKGLAMAVKKSTRATGQGLVESYIHAGGKLGVLIEVNCETDFVARLPEFQALVKEIAMQIAAANPLWIKKEDVPADVVEKEREIYAHQLKEEKKPDAVIEKIMPGKLDKFYAQVCLLEQPHMREPSGKTKVKDIITAAVSKIGENIVVKKFARFRLGEE; encoded by the coding sequence ATGCCTACCGTGGAAAACATCCAAAAATTACGCTCTATGACGGGAGCCGGAATAGTCGATTGCAAAAAAGCCCTTCAGGAATCGGGCGGAGACATTACCAAAGCCATAGAAGCGCTCAGAAAAAAAGGCCTTGCGATGGCCGTGAAGAAATCGACCCGCGCGACGGGGCAGGGCTTGGTAGAATCCTACATACACGCAGGCGGCAAGCTGGGCGTTTTGATCGAAGTCAACTGCGAAACCGACTTCGTGGCCCGACTGCCCGAGTTTCAGGCGCTCGTCAAGGAAATTGCCATGCAAATAGCGGCCGCCAATCCCCTCTGGATAAAAAAAGAGGACGTGCCCGCCGACGTTGTCGAAAAGGAGCGCGAAATATACGCTCATCAGCTCAAAGAAGAAAAGAAGCCCGATGCCGTTATAGAAAAGATAATGCCCGGCAAACTCGACAAGTTTTACGCGCAGGTCTGCCTGTTGGAGCAGCCCCATATGAGGGAACCTTCGGGCAAAACAAAAGTTAAAGACATAATAACCGCCGCCGTCTCAAAGATCGGCGAGAATATAGTCGTAAAGAAATTCGCCCGTTTCCGTCTGGGCGAGGAATGA
- the rpsB gene encoding 30S ribosomal protein S2, translating to MVANFSMKSLLEAGVHFGHQTRRWNPKMAKYIFGARKLTGGKETIHIIDLQKTVKELKKALKFVKDSVAAGSSVLFVGTKKQAAPVVKEEAAKCQSFYVVERWLGGTLTNFETLKKSLDKFGDLHRMKTGGVLDKLSKKEASRKNKELARFEKYLDGIKEMKELPGVVFIVDPHEEATAVAECRRLGIPTVAVCDTNTDPELIDYPIPGNDDAIRAIQLFCQLVSSAVLEGRELAQKAASAASSDANAGSAETAESYVPQIPEDEMNKEISL from the coding sequence ATGGTCGCAAACTTTTCGATGAAGTCGTTGTTGGAAGCGGGAGTTCATTTCGGGCATCAGACAAGGCGTTGGAATCCGAAGATGGCAAAATACATCTTCGGCGCCCGCAAACTCACCGGCGGCAAAGAAACAATCCACATAATCGACCTTCAAAAGACGGTTAAGGAGCTCAAAAAGGCCCTTAAATTCGTCAAGGATTCCGTCGCCGCGGGCTCCAGCGTGCTTTTTGTGGGAACAAAAAAGCAGGCCGCTCCCGTCGTCAAGGAAGAGGCCGCCAAGTGCCAGTCGTTTTACGTGGTGGAAAGATGGCTTGGCGGAACGCTGACCAACTTTGAGACCCTGAAAAAATCGCTCGACAAGTTCGGCGATCTCCACAGAATGAAAACCGGCGGAGTCCTCGATAAACTCTCCAAGAAAGAAGCGTCGCGCAAAAATAAGGAACTCGCCCGTTTCGAGAAGTATCTCGACGGCATAAAAGAAATGAAAGAACTCCCCGGCGTGGTCTTCATAGTCGACCCGCACGAAGAGGCCACCGCCGTGGCGGAATGCCGTCGCCTGGGCATACCCACCGTAGCCGTCTGCGACACCAACACCGACCCTGAACTCATCGATTACCCCATACCGGGCAACGACGACGCAATCCGCGCCATACAGCTTTTCTGCCAGCTTGTTTCTTCGGCCGTTCTTGAAGGCCGCGAACTCGCGCAGAAAGCCGCTTCGGCGGCGTCCTCCGACGCCAACGCCGGTTCGGCCGAAACGGCGGAGTCCTACGTTCCGCAAATCCCCGAAGACGAAATGAACAAGGAAATAAGTTTGTAA
- a CDS encoding electron transport complex subunit RsxA encodes MNHTFVELFAIFFGALVVNNIILMRFLGLCSFFGVSDRLKNSLGMSAAVLFVMTLATLASWPVYHLILKPLDLVFLRTVSFILIIASLVQFVEIVMKKYFRALYKALGIYLPLITTNCAILAVAFLNIDYGYSMTKALVYTWGVAGGYALAIILFSSIREKIKTAPVPKFLDGYPIVFFTASLMAVSFMGFTGLFGIR; translated from the coding sequence ATGAACCACACTTTTGTCGAACTATTCGCCATATTCTTCGGCGCGCTCGTCGTCAATAATATCATCCTTATGCGCTTTCTGGGGCTCTGCTCTTTCTTCGGCGTGTCCGACCGTCTTAAAAATTCTCTCGGTATGAGCGCGGCGGTTCTTTTTGTAATGACTCTTGCCACTCTGGCGTCCTGGCCGGTTTATCATCTGATACTCAAACCCCTCGATCTTGTTTTCCTGCGGACAGTTTCATTCATACTTATAATCGCCTCGCTTGTTCAGTTCGTCGAAATAGTGATGAAAAAATATTTCAGGGCGCTCTACAAGGCGCTGGGGATATATCTTCCGCTGATAACGACCAATTGCGCGATACTTGCGGTGGCGTTTCTTAACATTGACTACGGATATTCAATGACAAAAGCGCTCGTCTACACGTGGGGCGTGGCCGGCGGTTATGCCCTGGCGATAATTCTGTTTTCATCAATAAGAGAAAAAATCAAGACGGCCCCCGTTCCTAAGTTTCTCGACGGATATCCCATAGTGTTTTTTACCGCGTCGCTTATGGCGGTGTCTTTTATGGGATTCACCGGACTTTTCGGAATAAGGTAG
- a CDS encoding electron transport complex subunit RsxE translates to MLNMLKLITDGLIRENPIMILMIGLCPVLACSATSVDALGMGLAATFVLVCSNVMVSALRKLIPAQIRIPVFIVIIATFVTMADYLMQAYSPGLSRSLGVFVPLIVVNCVILGRAEAFAYRNGVVPSFFDGVGMGLGFTAGILALGIFREALGNGTVFGYGHFFSRPAAIFMLPPGAYIGIGILISVWQYVKKSVAPFKISPCANCALASTCLTDFTRETVACAAPPAAVSPVPSTQPKTSAPEQKNSPPSPGMLFSFDELPKKNGDKKR, encoded by the coding sequence ATACTAAATATGCTTAAACTCATTACCGACGGGCTCATCCGCGAAAATCCCATAATGATACTTATGATAGGCCTCTGCCCCGTTTTGGCCTGCTCGGCTACGTCCGTCGACGCATTGGGAATGGGACTTGCGGCCACGTTCGTGCTGGTCTGCTCGAACGTGATGGTCTCCGCGTTAAGAAAACTCATCCCCGCGCAGATACGCATACCGGTTTTCATAGTCATAATCGCAACATTCGTTACAATGGCCGACTACCTTATGCAGGCGTATTCCCCGGGGTTGAGCCGCTCCCTGGGCGTTTTCGTTCCTCTTATAGTCGTTAACTGCGTCATCCTCGGACGCGCCGAGGCATTCGCTTACAGAAACGGCGTCGTTCCGTCTTTCTTCGACGGAGTGGGAATGGGTCTGGGTTTTACGGCGGGTATACTGGCACTGGGAATTTTCCGCGAGGCGCTTGGAAACGGCACCGTGTTCGGTTACGGACATTTTTTTTCGCGTCCCGCCGCGATATTTATGCTGCCCCCGGGCGCTTACATCGGCATAGGCATTCTGATTTCCGTGTGGCAGTACGTTAAAAAGAGCGTCGCTCCGTTCAAAATATCGCCCTGCGCAAACTGCGCGCTGGCCTCGACCTGCCTGACGGATTTTACGCGCGAAACCGTTGCATGCGCCGCGCCGCCCGCCGCCGTTTCCCCGGTGCCTTCGACTCAGCCAAAAACATCGGCGCCCGAGCAAAAAAACTCGCCGCCTTCGCCCGGAATGCTTTTCTCATTCGACGAACTTCCCAAAAAAAACGGGGATAAAAAACGATGA